One region of Armigeres subalbatus isolate Guangzhou_Male chromosome 3, GZ_Asu_2, whole genome shotgun sequence genomic DNA includes:
- the LOC134224536 gene encoding protein Son-like, producing MNSSRRGYNSGSNYNSGSNSFNSGSSNFNPGSSNYNSEPNFSNIPFYLMSQLTSGGGSGGNRDDYSESQSFNNSQYNYSRNSSQSSNSYSSSSYGYGGGSQNQGSFQYSASMSSDMTSNVPFSYADNDSGNNKRKNRGYQPWVKRDSLKRHTPYAGDRGINLMQKMGWNPGQGLGRRENGELEPQFPEIKMDKRGLDVGKMLSVPFTVKSQGGRKTQMATIKLVTEGKNPLSILEEYCSKRKLEAPKYAAVVDEGPVHAKNYVFKVTVDGVDYTSEKGCNVKKTARSEAAKKCLIELGVLTKE from the coding sequence ATGAATTCGTCCCGCAGAGGCTATAATTCCGGCTCTAATTACAATTCTGGTTCCAATAGCTTTAATTCTGGCTCGAGTAACTTCAATCCTGGCTCCAGTAATTATAATTCTGAGCccaatttttcaaatatccCATTTTACTTGATGTCGCAACTGACCTCCGGTGGAGGAAGCGGCGGCAACCGTGACGATTATTCTGAATCTCAATCATTCAACAACAGTCAATACAACTATTCTAGAAACAGCTCTCAATCATCAAACAGTTATTCCTCGAGCTCCTACGGATATGGAGGTGGTTCGCAAAACCAAGGGTCGTTCCAATACAGCGCTTCGATGTCGTCGGACATGACTTCGAACGTACCATTTTCCTATGCTGATAATGATTCGGGAAACAACAAACGCAAGAATCGCGGATATCAACCGTGGGTTAAGCGTGACTCTCTGAAGCGCCACACTCCGTATGCTGGAGATCGCGGAATAAATCTGATGCAGAAAATGGGCTGGAACCCGGGTCAAGGCCTGGGTCGGCGAGAAAACGGCGAACTGGAGCCGCAATTTCCTGAGATTAAAATGGACAAACGGGGTCTGGATGTCGGAAAGATGTTGAGTGTTCCGTTCACCGTGAAATCGCAGGGTGGCCGTAAAACACAAATGGCCACAATCAAGCTGGTTACGGAAGGTAAAAATCCGCTTtcaattctggaggaatactgCAGCAAACGAAAGCTGGAGGCCCCCAAGTACGCGGCCGTGGTCGATGAGGGTCCGGTCCATGCCAAGAATTACGTTTTCAAAGTGACCGTCGACGGCGTCGATTATACATCTGAAAAGGGTTGTAATGTGAAGAAAACGGCCCGATCGGAAGCGGCCAAGAAGTGTTTGATTGAGCTGGGAGTTTTGACTAAAGAgtaa
- the LOC134219907 gene encoding superoxide dismutase [Mn], mitochondrial-like, whose translation MNALNKLKFANFLPHRRLNHTLPELPYEYSALEPTICREIMELHHQKHHAGYVEAYNTAEEQLREALVSCRPSEVIQLGSVLRFNGGGHINHSLFWENLSPHCTAPSKALESGLKQNFYSKEDFKQLMRDSALAVQGSGWVWLGWHKPTKMMKVTVCSNQDPLEATTGLMPLLGIDVWEHAYYIQYKNDRAKYFDALWEIINWKEVSKRYEKLRCMIEK comes from the coding sequence ATGAACGCTTTAAACAAGCTAAAGTTTGCAAATTTTCTTCCCCATCGTCGCTTGAACCACACCCTCCCGGAACTGCCGTACGAGTATTCCGCACTGGAGCCCACGATATGCCGCGAGATTATGGAGTTGCACCATCAGAAGCACCACGCCGGCTACGTAGAAGCGTACAACACAGCCGAGGAACAGTTACGTGAAGCGCTCGTCAGCTGCCGTCCCTCCGAGGTCATTCAACTCGGTAGCGTTCTGCGATTCAACGGCGGTGGCCACATCAATCACTCGCTATTTTGGGAGAACCTCTCCCCGCACTGTACGGCACCGTCGAAGGCACTGGAGAGTGgattgaagcaaaatttctaCAGCAAAGAAGACTTCAAACAATTGATGCGCGACTCGGCGTTGGCAGTGCAGGGATCCGGCTGGGTTTGGCTGGGGTGGCACAAACCGACGAAGATGATGAAGGTGACTGTTTGCAGTAATCAGGATCCTTTGGAAGCAACCACCGGTCTAATGCCACTGCTTGGAATTGACGTATGGGAGCATGCATATTACATTCAGTACAAAAATGATCGCGCAAAGTACTTCGACGCTTTGTGGGAGATTATAAATTGGAAGGAAGTTTCAAAGCGA